From one Suicoccus acidiformans genomic stretch:
- the uxuA gene encoding mannonate dehydratase — MKWSFRWYGEGDNIPLQYVKQIPEVTGVVGTLLNKLPGDVWEVAEINELKQTIEAEGMNLDGIESVSIHDAIKAGTDERDYYIDNYIQTIRNLAECDVKLICYSFKPIFGWLKTNLNYEDFDGSLNLVYDQSIIDNMEPSEVFSYVQKQTKGFALSGWEEERLAKFNSLLSLYDGITREKLFDNYAYFIDKVIPVCDETGVKMAIHPDDPPWEIFGFPRITKNLEDLKAILSLSDSPNHGLTLCTGSLGADPDNDLVQIIKEVGDRINFVHFRNVEFLGEQKFKECAHYSIRGNLDMYAIMEALVEVGFNGVIRPDHGRTIWGENARPGYGLYDRAIGIGYMQGLHEAILKNSK, encoded by the coding sequence ATGAAATGGAGTTTTAGATGGTATGGAGAAGGCGATAACATTCCACTTCAATATGTTAAACAGATTCCAGAAGTAACAGGAGTTGTTGGGACGTTGCTAAATAAGTTGCCAGGTGATGTTTGGGAAGTTGCCGAAATAAACGAACTTAAACAAACGATTGAAGCAGAAGGTATGAATTTAGATGGTATCGAAAGCGTTTCAATTCACGATGCTATTAAAGCTGGAACTGATGAAAGGGATTACTATATTGATAACTATATTCAAACTATAAGAAATCTTGCCGAATGTGATGTGAAACTTATTTGTTATAGTTTTAAGCCAATTTTTGGCTGGTTAAAGACAAATTTGAACTATGAGGATTTCGATGGTAGTTTAAATTTAGTATATGATCAGTCCATTATAGATAATATGGAACCTAGCGAAGTTTTTTCATATGTCCAAAAACAAACGAAAGGTTTTGCTTTATCTGGATGGGAAGAAGAACGCTTAGCAAAATTTAATAGTTTATTGAGTCTTTATGATGGAATAACGCGTGAGAAATTATTTGATAATTATGCATATTTCATTGATAAAGTTATACCTGTTTGTGATGAAACGGGAGTAAAGATGGCTATCCATCCTGATGACCCACCTTGGGAAATATTTGGTTTTCCAAGAATCACAAAAAATTTGGAGGACTTAAAAGCTATCCTCTCTCTCTCAGATTCACCTAATCATGGATTGACTTTGTGCACAGGCTCTCTAGGCGCTGATCCAGATAATGATTTAGTTCAAATAATTAAAGAAGTTGGAGATAGAATTAATTTTGTGCACTTTAGAAATGTTGAGTTTCTTGGTGAGCAGAAGTTTAAAGAATGTGCCCACTATTCAATCCGTGGTAATCTTGACATGTACGCCATTATGGAAGCTTTAGTTGAAGTTGGATTTAATGGAGTGATTCGACCTGACCATGGAAGAACAATTTGGGGAGAGAATGCTCGCCCAGGTTATGGGCTTTATGATCGAGCTATAGGTATTGGTTATATGCAAGGTTTACATGAAGCTATTTTAAAAAACAGTAAATAA
- a CDS encoding bifunctional 4-hydroxy-2-oxoglutarate aldolase/2-dehydro-3-deoxy-phosphogluconate aldolase: protein MDRKEMLNQLAEEQLLPLYTVTDMSYLDKVEEVLLNNGLNFIEVTYRSDLASEAIKYFSESGKLIVGAGTVTNVEQAKEAVENGAQFIVMPGVSISVLEYCKEINLPVFPGTVTPTDIVKVLEYDIDTVKFFPANIYGGLEAIKALSGPFNNVRFVPTGGVNKDNVVEFLANDSILAVGGSFIISEEVIMKDNGETANKELADIVNKIK, encoded by the coding sequence ATGGATAGAAAAGAAATGTTGAATCAACTAGCTGAGGAACAATTATTGCCATTATATACCGTTACTGATATGAGTTATTTAGACAAGGTAGAAGAAGTACTTCTTAATAACGGATTAAATTTTATAGAGGTAACGTATAGAAGCGACTTAGCAAGTGAAGCCATTAAATATTTTTCAGAGTCTGGCAAATTAATTGTTGGCGCGGGGACAGTCACGAATGTTGAACAAGCTAAAGAAGCGGTAGAAAACGGCGCGCAATTTATCGTGATGCCAGGAGTATCGATTTCCGTATTAGAATATTGTAAGGAAATTAATTTACCTGTCTTCCCTGGGACAGTAACCCCTACTGATATCGTTAAAGTATTAGAATATGATATTGATACGGTAAAATTCTTCCCAGCAAATATTTATGGTGGGCTCGAAGCTATAAAAGCTTTGAGTGGTCCATTTAATAATGTTAGATTTGTACCGACCGGCGGGGTGAATAAGGACAATGTAGTTGAGTTTTTAGCAAATGATTCAATTTTAGCAGTAGGCGGTTCATTTATTATTTCAGAGGAGGTAATTATGAAGGATAATGGTGAAACTGCAAATAAAGAGTTAGCAGATATAGTAAATAAAATTAAATAA
- a CDS encoding HAD family hydrolase: protein MGDIKNIIFDLDSTLIDSDSIYFKGWLHAFKSKGIKIDENIIHSLVGLSIPDSTRIISDYVESYDLALELRSLREDYFYSCLEEDKLKMMPYAMELLVFFYENDFNISLATSTHADKGERILDTLQLQKFFVAKTYGDQVKNPKPHPEIYLTSLDKLDAKAENSVVIEDSLTGCTAAIKAQIPTYLVPYSEKIEVISPLVNIVSSLKDVYTHFKDIHQP, encoded by the coding sequence ATGGGCGACATAAAAAATATAATTTTTGACTTGGATAGTACTTTGATTGACTCAGATAGCATTTATTTTAAAGGTTGGCTTCATGCATTCAAATCAAAAGGCATCAAAATAGATGAGAATATAATTCATTCACTTGTAGGTCTGAGTATTCCTGATTCAACTAGAATCATTAGTGACTACGTTGAAAGTTATGATCTTGCCTTAGAACTAAGAAGCCTTAGAGAGGATTACTTTTATTCTTGTCTAGAGGAAGACAAGCTCAAAATGATGCCTTATGCTATGGAATTATTAGTTTTTTTCTATGAAAATGACTTTAATATTTCTTTGGCCACCTCCACTCATGCAGATAAAGGGGAAAGAATTTTAGATACGCTACAACTGCAAAAATTCTTTGTAGCAAAAACTTACGGAGACCAAGTCAAGAACCCCAAACCTCATCCTGAAATATACCTCACCTCATTAGATAAATTAGATGCAAAAGCAGAGAATTCAGTTGTAATTGAAGATAGTTTAACAGGCTGTACTGCTGCTATTAAAGCTCAAATCCCAACATATCTAGTACCATACTCCGAAAAAATAGAAGTGATTTCACCTCTAGTGAATATAGTAAGTTCGTTAAAGGATGTGTATACTCATTTTAAAGACATACATCAACCCTAA
- a CDS encoding MurR/RpiR family transcriptional regulator produces MNRYLKLLIRNNSHLFSKSEDILAKYFLELSDELVNKTIAKLSNETGVSQTTIFNFVKKLGFEGFQDFKITLAAHTSTDEIPDNSLAIYSDVSQGDTFEEMAHKVIQFNQLSLNILKDTLEIERITHIIELIKNKQNLYFLGQGGSSVVAYDAYHKFLRTKYSCNYIHDYHFQLITATKLTKKDIVFLFSHSGMTIETLNLAKQIAKTEAVVITLTGNPGSELMNYSDETIIVISDEAQFRAESLTSRILYLTVMDIIYTIVMYSDEEINMQSFDKIRGAISVTRNT; encoded by the coding sequence ATGAACCGATACTTAAAATTACTTATTCGAAATAATAGCCACTTATTCAGTAAAAGCGAGGATATTTTAGCTAAATATTTTCTTGAATTAAGCGATGAATTAGTTAATAAAACAATAGCTAAACTCTCCAATGAAACAGGGGTTTCTCAAACTACTATTTTTAATTTTGTGAAAAAACTTGGGTTTGAAGGCTTTCAAGACTTCAAGATTACCTTAGCAGCACATACTTCCACAGATGAGATTCCAGATAATAGTTTGGCAATTTATTCGGATGTAAGTCAAGGAGATACATTTGAAGAGATGGCTCATAAAGTTATTCAATTTAACCAATTATCATTAAATATCCTAAAAGATACGTTAGAAATAGAGCGGATTACGCATATTATAGAACTAATAAAAAATAAACAAAATTTATATTTTCTTGGCCAAGGAGGATCGTCTGTCGTTGCATACGATGCATATCATAAATTCCTTCGGACAAAATATTCGTGTAATTATATTCATGATTATCATTTTCAACTAATAACAGCTACAAAGTTAACAAAAAAAGACATAGTTTTTCTTTTTTCGCATTCTGGGATGACTATAGAAACACTTAATTTAGCAAAGCAAATAGCGAAAACAGAAGCAGTTGTTATAACTTTAACAGGCAATCCAGGGAGTGAATTAATGAACTATTCTGATGAAACGATAATTGTAATTTCTGATGAAGCTCAATTTAGAGCAGAAAGTTTAACTTCCAGGATACTTTACCTCACAGTTATGGATATCATCTATACCATAGTAATGTACAGCGATGAGGAGATTAATATGCAATCATTCGATAAGATACGTGGAGCAATATCAGTTACACGAAATACTTAA